CGTCTGCTGATGTCATTGTACTGGTGGCCCTCTTTGCTATTGCACGATTTTTTACTGCCCTGGCAGGCATGGACATCGGCACCGCATTCGGCGGCATGGGATCGAGCAGAGAGATGACCATAGCTTCCTTGGCTGAGCCTGCCATGCTCATGGCCATATTTACGGTCTCCCTGGCTGCAAGGTCAACATCGCTTTCTCAGATCGTGGAGGTCGTGTACAACGGCCAGTCTCTGCTGCGGCCGTCACTTGCCTTTGCATTCCTGGCCTTTGTACAGGTAAGTCTCGCAGAGACCGGCCGGATACCGGTTGATAACCCATCTACGCATCTGGAACTGACCATGATCCATGAGGCGATGATCCTTGAATATTCAGGGCGGCATCTGGCACTTCTCGAATGGGCAGGCATGATGAAGCTTACCCTTTTTATGGCGCTCGGTGCAGTACTCTTCTTTCCCTGGGGCATTGACGCGACAGGGAGTCCGGTTGCTTCAGGCATGGCATTTATATTTCTGCTGCTT
This DNA window, taken from Nitrospirota bacterium, encodes the following:
- a CDS encoding NADH-quinone oxidoreductase subunit H, whose protein sequence is MNLYPFITEILQILIILVIAPAYVGWVRTLKCWLQGRTTAGLLQPYRDLIKLFAKDVILAGNASWIFRFTPYIVFGTATLAGGIIPMLSIDLPLAASADVIVLVALFAIARFFTALAGMDIGTAFGGMGSSREMTIASLAEPAMLMAIFTVSLAARSTSLSQIVEVVYNGQSLLRPSLAFAFLAFVQVSLAETGRIPVDNPSTHLELTMIHEAMILEYSGRHLALLEWAGMMKLTLFMALGAVLFFPWGIDATGSPVASGMAFIFLLLKLAASGVVLVLIETGLAKMRLFRLTEFLGSAFLMATLGMLSFFILE